The Oryza sativa Japonica Group chromosome 11, ASM3414082v1 DNA window ttaCACATGCCCCCGATTTTTGGAGTATGAGGACTCATGCTTCGAAACTCTCTTTTGTTTAGTCTTTCATGAGTCGATACTATCTTCATCAGATGAGCTAGGCTATTGAATTCGTGGAAAAATAATCTATCCTTGATAGGTGTTGATAATCCTTGGAATGCAAGATCCGCTAGCTGCTCATCACTTAGGCTCAAACTATAACATCGGCTGCGGATATTACGAAATCTTTTAATATATTCCATAGCCGATTCTCCTTCTTGCTGCTTAACCAATAATAAGTCTGAAAGTTTCAACTCATCGATTCTAGCAAAGAAATATTCATGAAATTGCTTCTCAAGATCGACCCATCCTCTGATAGAATTTGGTGGTAATGATAAAAACCATGTGAAAACCGATCCAGTCAAAGACAATGGAAAAAGTTTAACTTTTAGAGCCTCTTCAGCCGATGCCTCCCCACATTGTGCTAAAAATCGGCAGATATGTTCCATTGTAGATATATCATCTTGCCCTGAATATTTGGAGAAATCTGGGACCTTGTATTGGTGTGGCAATGGAACCCTATCAAACCATTCAGGATATGGCAGCCGATACATATAAGTTTGTTCCTTGGGCTTAAGTCCAACCTGCTCATTTACTAATTTTGTAGTTCTATCGGCCCAATCTTCTTCATATAGATATCTTTGAGTTTCTTTTGGCCGATATTGTTGATATAACTCATCATGCAGATATTGGTGTGCTTGTCCCCCTAGCTGATACTGTTGTTTTTCTTCAATTTGCCTCCAGAGATGGACTCTTTGATCAATTAACTCATCAACCATTCTCTTTATCAACTTTTGTAATGTATTCAACAGAACTCCAGATGGATTGGATAAGGCACGATGAACTGCTTGATTGACTTTAACTTGAAGTGTTTCACTCTCCATGACGACCTTGAAGCAAGCCTCCTTGAGCCCCTCACAGTGATGCTGCTCAGCCAACGCCAACGTCGTCCCTGCCGTGCTGGCGTCGACGTGGCTGCACAGCGTGTCCTCGCAGATCAGCTTCAGCCTCTCCACGCCATACCTGTCCGCTGCGACGAGCAGATGCTGCGCCATGGCtaccacctcgtcgtcgtcttccttgGGCAACGAGTCGTTGTAGATGAAGTGGAGCATGGCCTCGAACACCCTCGGCTCCATGTCATGGACATGGATGGTCTCCTTGTTGTTCTGACCCATCGGGCCGAAGAGCTCCGCCGTGAACACCGGCGACCGGGCGGCGAGCACGCACCGGTGCGCCGCGAATGTCTCGTCGCCGACCTGGACCGTGATGTCCGCCCCATGTCCGCCAGAGAGGAGGCTGCCGAGATGCCGGTGCATGTCCGGCGGTGGCACGGCGACGAGCGGCCTACTCGGAGGTGTTTTAACACCGAGATTTTTTAAGATCCCTCAACTATAAAACCATAAATGTGCACCTCTAAACTCTCTCAAACCATTCAAtggaggtccctcggcagtatttttgcccggttttactgacgtggcatcctaatcagcaaaaaaaataaaaaattacgtggggcccacatgtcagctgcatgctagtctcttttcctttttctcttctctttctgcGTGTGCGCACCGCGGCGACCTCTTCGCCTcaggccgggcggcggcgtgcgcctcGACCCAGGCAAGAGGCAAGAACGTCGCCGGCGGTAGGCGGCggaaaggggcggcggcggctgaagcAGGCGGAGGGGCGGCGTCAGGGGGCGAGcacgcggctgcggcggcggcaagcggcgggcgagcgcggccgcAGAGGGCGAACGGCAGCGGGCGGAGGGGCGGTGTCGCGGCGGTCTGGGCCCGGGaacacgaggaagaaggcgcCGTCAAGGGCGCGCGCGCCGGTGTAGAGCGTGGCGAGGGAGCccggcgcggcgacgccgtGCCTGGCGaggacgcgcgcggcgagccCCGCGGGCACGCGGAGGAGGCCGATGAGGAAGTCCACCATCGTGCATCTCGATCGCGTACGCACTTCAGCCGGCGTCGCGCAGGTGGACGTCCGTTTCGTGTTCTGCTCCGTGACCGATGTTTGACGATATTTTGTCATTTTATGGTAAGCAAACAAGATTACTATTTATCAAAGAAGCTAGCTCGCTGGTTTTTATGAGATGCATGggccatgcaaactgtgcacgTATTAGTGTATATACGCATCTATATATGTGGCTAACCATATGGCTCATATGCATTAGGCGGGGGTCGGCAGCTGGCGGCCGGTgacagcgacggcggtggccggggttgtcggccgctccgcccgcatccGCTCTCGCCCATCGCCGCtttgcccgccgccggcgaagagtgaagagagaaaagagaagagaaccgttgttgggaatagtcccacattgctaATCTCAAGGGAGATTGTtgggaatagtcccacattgctaATCTAGGGGGAGTTGAACCAACTTAAAAGTGGAAGGAGTCCCTCACCTCTTGAGCTAGCTTTTAGGGTGTAGCAAGGCTTTCTCCCGGTTGGGGCAACGTCTCCTGGTTTTGGGCCAACAACCGTTCCCAGCGGTGCGGCGGCTCGacttcgagctcgcgccgttcGACGCGTCAGAGTCACCAAGGCATGGGTGCTCGGCTTGCTTGGGGAGGTCGACGTcgtcgcctccacctccacctccgccgcctcgggtTCAAGTGCAACAGCGccgtccgccgctgccgcccgcgcgctcgctcgctgccgccgccaccccacTTCCGCTGGTCGTCGCGAGCTCGCCCGCCACTTGCTGCCGCTGCAGCCGCGCTCGCCCACTAACgtcgaaagagaggaagagaaaaaggaaaaacgaCTGGGATGCAACTGACATGTAGGCTCCATGtaattttttaaacttttttgctgactaggatgccacgtcagtaaaaccgggcaaaaatactgccgaggggcctccggtgaacggtttgagggagtttaggggtacacatttctggttttatAGTTAAAGGATCTCAAAAAAAATCTtgttgttaagttgagggaccttctgTGACCTTATTCCCCTTAAATATTCATGAACGGGGAACATGGGTTTCCTTGGCCCATTAGGAGAACATGAGAGTCCATGAATTTCTCTATCTCTATATCTATCTTCTCTCCTTCTTTCCTTTGGTTGCGTCCTTTCCGTATGCAGAatcccaaaatttaaatttcttgGTCGGTcttcaggggcggatccaggaatAAAAAATTGAggctcaattacacagtttttCTAACCTCTAGCCATATAAAGACCTTTAGTTTATCATTTATATAGTGAAAAAATCGAAGAGGGTGCTCCGGGGATATCATGTGCCTTGTGAGTGTAGGGGGGACTCCCCTGTCCGTCTTTATGGTGCTTCAGCCAGATCGAATCggaaaaaaattttagaaaaaaagatcATGAATCGACTGTTAATCTTGTTGTATGTGTGAGTTGCATAAATACTAGCAAAATTTCCATGCGTTGCACCGAATGTTGCGTTGGATAAAGTTTAACTGAAGGATGTTTTAAGCAATCTAGTATGACAATAATAATCACAaaggttttcttttttgctagACAATTATTCTGCATATACGTGTATGATATGAACTATGTTCCTAACACATTTGCGTAACGATTGTACCATGAAAGAAACAAACGGTGAATCGCTTAGGTCACTTTCATGCAAGAGTAGATGAATGAAATTTGTGTgattaacaaaagaaaaatatgtatttaaaaTACGTTAGCTTATCATAAAACTAATGATAATCATGATGGATCAAAAAAATACATTTCCATATTTACTCATAGTATGGTAGTCGTCTCGATCCGTCGACCCGCTTTGCAAGCGCGCGATCTAATTTCCAAAATCATAAGTAGACTCGCGTGGAGATTGATCGTGACATGTGTATGATATATAGCGTGCAGACTCTAATATGTCGTGTCTTGTGGAATTtttatctcaaaaaaaaaattaagtgaaAGTTTCGGTGATTATGATGTCAACAATAAAAAGTATTAAAAAATATCACTAGTCTGTGAAGTATGTACGTGTACCttaacaattattttttagcgAAAATCAATTCGGTGGATTAGCAAAGTCTAGAAAATTGACCACAATTAACAAGTCTACTATTGTtgtagtttttctttaaaaaaatatcggtTGTCTGGTCAGTTAGGCTtatctctctcgctctccagtttactctctccatctctctcctgtCGCCGGCCAGATGCACATCTCTCTGTCTTTCCCCGTCTTTCTtcgtctctctccctccaccACCCGAGTTGTCACCGACCAGATCGATCACCGGTTCCAAGCCATCGTTGCTGCTCGCGTGGATCCACTGCCGGTGCCTGGATCCCCTTTTTGTCTCTCTGCCTCCCTCTCGCATGAATTCGCCACATCAACGGTGATGGGAGGGGTGGATCCGATGACCTCTTCCCCTCCTGTGCGGATCCCTTCGTCTCTCGGTGATGGCCCATTGGCAGTTGTGACGCCCGAGGCACGTAGGCGGCAATGAGACTGGTGGGCAGCGGATCCGGCGACAAGGGAGgctcgaggacggcggcgatgaggcTGGTGGGAAACCGGCGTTGGGAGGCACGTGGGCAAAGATGAGGCTCGAGGGCACGGTCGGTTGAGTTTTGGTTGCCGCCTTCTGAAGTTGCTGTCGCCGCCTGCTTCCTCGACATCGCCGCCTGTGGGAGCCGCACTATGGGGAATCGCCTCTCGGTGTTTTCGTCGATTATCTGGCTCCCTCAACACCCAGACACCCAAGAGCCTAGCTTGTGAGGGCCGCCTCCATGTTAGATTTGTGGAATCTTGTTGTAACCATGATATTGATTCCATCTGGTTTTGAGTCCAAATCCAATCTGCATTTGTCCTTTTGTGTTGAACTTGTATCCTCCCTCCCTTTTTTTGTTCGATTTTTCTTGAATGGGGAGGATGCCGTACGGACTCGGACTTATGGACGAAAAAGAGTGGTGACGACTAGAAAATTACagattttttaagtagttaagatttatcaaatataagcaaacaaactatatatatatatattaactaattaaaagattagtatttttcctttcttcACAATCTGTTTCTTCCGTCCGTTCGTCCGTCCGCGCGATTTTTCTTCGCCCACGCGTTCGTCCGTCCGCGCGATTTGAGATTAAAATCGAAACCGATACAAAATCCAATCGGATAATCCTACTTAGAGAACCCAAATagaagggggaaaaagaaaattttacccTTCAcagagaatgaaaaaaaaaggggcgaAAATTCCTAACCTCCCCACAGCCGGTTGCCGCAGACACCGCGCGGGAGTCCGCCGTTGCCGACGCGCGCGGGAAgatctaccgccgccgccggctgtcGCCGATGCAAGCGGCCagtactccgccgccgccggccgtagCCGATGCCGCCGCGGGGAGACGATGGGGGAGGGGCGCCGGGGCAAGgccactcgaaggcggcgcaCTCCCCCTTGGGCGAGTGCGCGCACCGGCGAGGGGGcatgcgccggcgccgcctatGAGCGCCATAGCTCCGCCgtgagagagggaagggaggaGAAAACCTAGGGTTTTCGTTGGCagccgggggagggggggttgtCCCTCCGATCTCGATGTCCTGCCGTCCGATCGAAGCCCTAGAGATCGGACGACCGGTGTTGGCCGGGCCGAATTCAGCCCAAGAGAGAGGCGTGTGGCACCCACTTTCCCGGCCCAGGCCCAAGTTGAGGCGTGGGAAAGGGGGAGGTGGTGAGCCCGCGCGCGCTTAGAGGCTGTGGGCCGGCCGAAGGAAGTCTAGTTTAGGTCCCTCGGTGGGGGGGGGGCAAAGAAAAGAAGTTTATttctagcaaaatgcccgtgcttcGCTACGGTGTATTTTCACatagtatatttgtttttaaccgaaGTTATTTTCATACTGTTTTGTTACTTTTGCTCACTAGAAAAAGTATCAAATATAGGTGACACcgcttttttttcttgttttggctaattaaaagatttatatttttcattttgTCACATAGTC harbors:
- the LOC9266845 gene encoding uncharacterized protein, yielding MPPRRCAHSPKGECAAFEWPCPGAPPPSSPRGGIGYGRRRRSTGRLHRRQPAAAVDLPARVGNGGLPRGVCGNRLWGAGEEVGGVDKLGADVLVMGSHGYGLFKRALLGRVSDYCVRNASCPVLIVK